The DNA window CTAATTTacatttaaatctttattttgtagTTGTATTGAAACATCATTCTTTTTTTCTAAGCTTGAAATATAGATAAGGATGAACTGGATATTGCATTTCCAGCtaatgtttcttttttgtgtgtgcaataaATCCCATAGTGGATCTGGTGCCATTTTGAATGTCTGAACCAAAAGAGTAGTAACAGAGCAAGAAACCTTTGCTTAACAAGTTCCCCTTTAAGTTCATTAGTTCTGATTAAAACTTGATTTCTCTTACCTTACTTTaactttattttgtgtgtgtgcgtgtgaacGTGTGTGGCAAACAGCCAAACTAGTATGAGATGTTTTGttcctctttaaaatattttggcttaACCAATATATAGACAGTGTCAATGGTTTTCTTTCATAATGTAGCTACCGACACAGTAGAGAGACTTGTGATTCAATTTGTCACGCCTCTCTCTGGATAAGATATAAGACTATGCCTGCACCCGAAAAGGTCAAATGAAGTAATTCAGGGCCAATTAATAACAAGTCCACTTTCAACTCCCTTTGTTTTTTGATGCTTTCAAATGCCTTTAATCTTTGCCTTCTAGCAGCTGCTTTGAACAGATCAGTTGGGGTCCACTCTTCCCAAGAAAGCAGGAATTCTTATTACAGCTTACTACACAGTGGAGCAGTTGCCACCAGAATCATTAAAACCTTCTGACTGGTATTTTACAGAGGATCTTCCCATTTGCTCAGCTGTTGTTGAATTCATCAACAAACCTGGGATTCCAGAGGCACCAACAGAGCAGAAATCCAGTCCTGAAATGCAACGCAAGTCAGTCACAAAACTGCCTCTTTGCTTCAGAAAAATGCACAGGATACTGTGTACGTGCAGAGATGGCTGGAAAGCATATTACAGGCAGTCTGTCTTTTTAGCAGGCTTGGGTTTAGCCTTCTTGTACACCACAGTGCTTGGCTTTGACTGTATCACTACAGGGTACGCCTACACGCAAGGGATCAGTGGCTCTCTTCTCAGCATACTCATGGCTCTTTCTGCCTTCTCAGGACTAATGGGCACAATTTTGTTTACTAAGCTAAGGAAGCATTATGGCTTGGCTGTCACAGGAGTTGTATCCAGCCTCCTCCATGTAAGCTGTTTAatgctgtgtgtgttttcagtCTTTGCCCCCGGCAGTCCTTTTGACTTAggtattttctctctcctcacaAGTAAGAACTCTTCCTTAAACCACGAGACACTGCAAAAGAAGCAGCTGCATATTTACCCATTCCAAAGAAACATCAACCAACCCATACTGCCAGATCGTTCTTCAATTCATTGGACTAATAATACAATGCTGTTGGACAGCGTGCACGGGGACAAT is part of the Dermochelys coriacea isolate rDerCor1 chromosome 2, rDerCor1.pri.v4, whole genome shotgun sequence genome and encodes:
- the LOC119850680 gene encoding solute carrier family 40 member 1-like: MELAGDQLGSTLPKKAGILITAYYTVEQLPPESLKPSDWYFTEDLPICSAVVEFINKPGIPEAPTEQKSSPEMQRKSVTKLPLCFRKMHRILCTCRDGWKAYYRQSVFLAGLGLAFLYTTVLGFDCITTGYAYTQGISGSLLSILMALSAFSGLMGTILFTKLRKHYGLAVTGVVSSLLHVSCLMLCVFSVFAPGSPFDLGIFSLLTSKNSSLNHETLQKKQLHIYPFQRNINQPILPDRSSIHWTNNTMLLDSVHGDNHPESYISIILLFSGVILARIGKYTCN